attttctttttcatttcaaagtTGCTTCCCAAAATATACACAAAAAATGAGCTATCCAAACACCATAGCATTCACCAAATACACCTTCACTCAAAGGTCCTTCGGAAATGGCTTTGCATTCCccaaaaattgaaccaaaagAGGACAATTGCGCAGGCAAttgattctccaatttttttttttatttaactattTGAAGCGGGTTATGAAGcaatagggaaaattaccaaaaaaaagtgcTTTATATAATAATACACGTAATGAATATGGCATCCTCATAACTGCTCTCAAACGCAAAACACTTTGAAATTCAAAACAATAATAACTGCTCTCGCATTTCCACGTCTTTTGACATTATGGCTTGGACTTTGGGCTGCTGCTGACTTACGCTGATGCGATGACAATAAATGGGCGAGTCGCTCGCTATGAACTTCATTGTTAGAAACATACAATTTACTTCTAGAAATGTATTTGATTTATATAAAAATCGACCTAATCTATCTGATTTATCGTATAAGTCGGTaaggtaaattaaatatgtattttttatgtgcCAACCCTAATTTAGGGGATGTGTcactaacctttttttttttttgggtcgaaaataaAACCTTTCATtcatttagggaaaaaaaatcgaaatcaaACATAACCGTTTCTGAACATAAATGTTACTAATTTACTCCCCATTATTTCATCTTGAATAAACTCTTGTATTTACCAAATTACCGTGGACAACCTGTTTGAAGATTTTAATTAAgtgttgaaaattaaaaaaattagcacctAATCAGATTAATCTTGTTTGATAACCATCGCTAACAAAGACTTAAAAGGATTCAATTTAAGTGAAAAAATCGGCTAATGGGGTAAGTAAGGAAGGGGTTACTCTATAGATAGAGAAATAATCAATGCCAAATCCGAATCTTACAAGTTATATTGCTAAACATACCAATAATCATcacaattccaaaaaataattaatgacaTGTGGTCTTCAATTTccatttattataaaaaaactttaatttctattttcaacATTAAAAGTCCAGTGTTTATATTTTGAAcacttgatttttcatttttatcaaaacAAGCCCCAAGATGTGttcgagaaaattatttgatcaatACTAAACCTAATTCTAaggatgctaattcagtcctacactttttaattttgatgatCCAATTCTAAATCTTTGTGCGAAATTCGTATGTAGTCCCACCTAtcaatttttgttaaaaatCCTTGATGTTATGATCTAATCATCTCTAGCCGTCTTACGTGGTGCACcaccacatcaacgattttttggtgaaaattgttCATAATGACTATATAAAAATTGCCGCATAAGTTTTAGAATAAAATATTCGTACAATTATTTTGAGATTGGTTGAATAATTTCTTCCATGGGCCATGAACAATTCAATCAGAATGTTTCAGAGATAATATATTGGTTTATGACCTGTCCGCCTATCAATCTGTCACCTGTCCTAATCATCTTGTAATGTCGAAAAGATTCTTTGAACTAAGTTCAAGCTTATTCCATTTCtcattaaattaataaaacccCGTCCACTCAAGTAGGGTTAGGAATTAAATAACGGGACTATCGGTCATGATAAGCACCCCCCAAATTCTTCCCACTTTTGGGCCGTTGATTTCGGAAACTCGTGCTTTCCGTTAAAGTCCAattaaacctttttcttttgtcttttcctgTTACCGGACAAAACCGGACCAAAACCAATGCATGCAGATAAAGAGGATGCTGACAAAGGCAGCATTTAACGTTTTAGGAAATTACATTTAGTATCGAGAAATAACTAAATTTAGAAGCTTGTGCATAAAAACCAACCACTTGCCAAAATTATGACCTATTGAATGGAATGAGAAATTCACATTCGTGATCGATAAATTACAAACCGATGTGAAGATGTTACTTGTCATATTCCAATCTACTAATTAGGATGTTGGTAAGTTGCTATCAAATTACGGAAATGTTTAAAGTACTTTTGAGTTATGAAATTAGTAAAAGGTCCAAAAAAACTATAAAGTGTTACGAAAGAGAATTTACATTCGTATTCGtgaaagtaattttcttatacAATTGAATGACTATTAATGTATTTAGTAACTTTTAATATAAGAGAGCAACAAATCACATGCGATGAGTAACCTATTGTTTATTGGTAATATCCATTTGCGATAGGTAATGTTGCTTTAGATCAAAGTGGTTTTCAATAATCTTGGTGAAACTTCAACATAGAAAGTGCACTTATGCAGTAACTTTTTATGTACTTGCAACATCCATATCTGGGTGATCCATTGAAGCAACGTTGGACATGTTTTAAGGgccttttatttttgcaaaaattaaatgatttgaattttttcctaaaagaaaaataaatgaactaaaaatatttttatcgcccacaaaaatatttaaatacaaATTATTATAGTAATCATAATATCttttttacttaattattttaagcaacaTAAACGGTCATAGCCAGTTAATTTAACATCTTCTTGTGATtctactttcctttttcttttggccagatTTGCTTTGTTTCTTAAAGACCACCCACCTTTGACAAaccttttctcaaaaaaaaaacgaagaagacCCACTTGATGACAGGAAAAATGTTGCACCTTTGAGAGATTACTATTTGGGATTGGGATTAAAGGAAGTCACTCAATTGCCAACACAAAGAACATGTACTCTTACATCCATGGCTTACTTTTCTTTATTGTCTAACTGATCAAAAAGCACAACGAATTTGAAAAGATGAAGAACACATTATATTGTCAAAACATCTCTTTTGATAGATGTGTTGTGATACGCAATTGATTTAATTATGAATATTATGTTATGTTTGTGAATCAAGACGAATGATCCAAGCCCAATTCAGTTCAATTAAATTCGCCCGATGATGTTTGAAAAAGTGCGCCCTTTCTCTCTCGGGCTTCATTTTCTACTTGGTTGTCGCTTTTGCTTTACACTTTCTCCTCATTCTGTTGCCGTCTTGGAGATTGTAAATTGACTATGGAGTCACGAACGAAACAGTTTCCATAAAATAAGTCCAAGCCCTCTCTATCAAGAGGACCTAATCATTCCACGTACAGTACAATGCACATGCACTTACTGGAGCCGATGATGGTGCAAACCCAATAAACAAAATCTCCCCAAAGTACACCGAAAGCTAATCCCAATGACCAAAGCTCCACAGCCTCAATCCCTCCAAAATCCACTCCAGACTCATCCATCCCCTCGAAATGGAACGACCCAACATTTATTGAGCAGCACAAACGTCAAATTCTTGTTCCCGTCTCTTTCTTGGCCCATCACCTTCTCCCTATCTCCACCGgacttttttctcttcctttttcctgcTTCTTCACTCTCTCTGCAATTGAATGAACTCCCATGGCCACTCTGGAGGACATTGGCGTGTCGGCGTTCATTAACATAGTCACTGCCTTCGCTTTTCTCCTGGCGTTCGCTCTGCTCAGGATCCAGCCCGTCAACGACAGGGTCTACTTCCCGAAATGGTACATCGCCGGGTCGAGGACCAGCCCCAGGTCCCGGAACTTCGTGGGCAAGTTCGTCAACCTCAGAATCACGACTTACTTGACCTTCTTGAATTGGATGCCCCAGGCCATGAAGATGAGCGAGGCCGAGATCATTGGCCACGCCGGTGTTGACTCTGCCGTCTTTCTCAGGATTTACACTCTTGGGTATGGACTGGTTTGCGTAAAAATTCGAACTTTTTCTCGAGCATGTTTCACGTCCTGTGTAAAGCAGGATTTTGAGGGAGCATTTTGGATAATTGACTGAATTATGCTGATATTTCGGTTGTTCTTTTCTGGGTTCATTTTGTTGCTTGTTTTCTTGCTTGGTAGATACTGAATGGACTTTTAGTTGACTAGTGCAGAAGTTTAGACCTGCTTGTTTTGGCGACAAAATTTGTTGAAATGCACGCAACCTATTATGCTTTTTTGTTGTCTTTCAATCAAAACTCTGCCCCTGAGTTTCAACTTCTTTTGGCTACGGAAGTCGTTTCTTCTTGGGCGAGGAAAAAACGAGTTTAAGCTATTCAAATTGGCGAGTAAAAGATGATAAAATGAGCTATATTACGAGGAGTAAGATTGTAATATTTCTACCTTTTCTGGCGATGCACTATGAgccgttttttccttttcaatttcttgttcCTTTAGAATTTCTTTGTGATTGCTCCGGTAGGATATTCAAACATCAGAGGACTGGCAATTACATAACTTCGTTATGTACAGTCACATCCCGTATCTTGCCTGCTCTCATTTTTTAACAAGAGTTCTTAGCCTACAACAGAGCTGATTACTCTTGGTCTTATCTGTTGAATTTGCACGGATATGTTGTTTTCAGAAAGTCGGTGAAAATTTATACAAATCCATGGCGAAgaattctaattttctgaaattttggaaCTTAAATATTAGACATTCGTGATTGCTTTGGAAGAGATATCACCATATGTATCTACCTGGATGCGTACATATGTACTTTCTGTTGTACCTCTTTCCAGTTTTTCTCTAGACAGTATTAGAGCATCTtgcagaaaaagagaaaaaggaaataggaGACCTCTTTAATCCTTATCCTGAAGGAACTGTGGAACTGCTTAGCTCATCTTTTGATGACCATTTACCATTTATGATTCATATATGCATCCCGACAGATGGTCAATACTTGAATACATAGAGTTAGCTGGGTAAACGATGAACATTaagattttttcatattattgtGATTAAAAGTTTCTCATTTGCATTTGGCAGCTTGAAGATTTTTGTACCAATTACAGCGGTTGCCCTCTTGGTTCTTATCCCAGTCAATGTATCAGATGGGACATTATCTTTCCTCAAGAGAGATTTGGTTACGAGCGACATCGATAAGCTATCAATATCAAATGTTCGTCCTCAGTCAACAAGGTAAGTGTACTTTTTCTCGCAGCAAAGATAGCTACTGTTATCAAGAACACGTAACACAATACAGGCTGGTTAAAAATCATAAGGTCTAGTAATTGGCACTTCTTGAAGATAAACATGATGAAACATGATAGcataaattttctttccttttgagctctaatttgattaataaaggtTGCTCTTGTCTCACAACACTTTGTTCCTCATTCTCTTGcctctaaaaaatttcaacaatgACCTTGTAGCATTCAATTTTCAGGTTCTTTGTTCACATTGGATTGGAGTACTTGTTCACTCTATGGACATGCTTCATGCTATTCAGGGAGTATGATATTGTAGCTTCTATGAGGCTGCGTTTCTTGGCTTCACAACGGCGTCGTGTTGAGCAGTTCACAGTGAGTTGAACTCTAACCACATTCTGTGGAAGTATATCTGGAGCTCCAAATTCCTAAAAGCACAATGAGGACTTCGAATATCCGTATGAAAATAGTCTTAGAGATGAAAGATTCATTTCCCTAGTTATTTGTACCACTTTTAATAAGAAGAGGACTCGGTAAGAGGCAAAAAGAGGGTACAACTACATATATTTGAAAGAGCTCCAGGAAACCAAAGAGCTAGATCACCGGATGAAAAATCTAAACTGTTCCTCATATTgctgaaaaatatcttttgcaGGTAGTGGTTCAAAATATGCCTCGTGTTTCTGGCAAGTCAGTATCAGATACTGTGGAGCATTTCTTTAAAACTAATCACCCAGAACACTATCTTTGTCACCAGGTAACACTTGCTTAATGCGGACTGTTCAATTAGTTGTACTTACTTGAACATAGCTTGAAATGCTTCTGAGAAAATTCATTTGGTTGTGAATCTATGATGAGAAGTTCAtgtctttttttcattttcttttatttcttggCTTGTGGGTGCATGACAACTTTATGTCATTAAAATAGTGCTGAGGTTTTAAACATTTCAGGCAGTATATAATGCAAACAAATATGCCGTACTtgtgagaagaagagaaaggctCCAGAATTGGCTTGATTACTATCAACTTAAGTTTGAGAGGCATCCTGAGAAGAGACCAACTAGCAAGGTATCTCTTTTCATGAGCTAGTCTTTGTTCACGTGGTTTCTTGGGCATGTGCCCCTGCATTTATGCACATACACACTTGATCTCGGCCAAAATACAAAGAAAGGTGTTACACACAGGAACACACTCCTTGAGCTATACTCCTCTGTAACTGTGCCTGGCATAGTAGCTGGTTTAAGATTTCAGAATAGCTTGTCCAAGATCTTAATCCTTCGAATTCTTTTTTGAATCTTATTCCCAGATTGGTTTTTGCGGGCTCTGGGGTGAACGAGTAGATGCAATTGACTACTATAAAGAACGGATCAAGATTCTTGACAAAAGAGTAAGACATGATCTGGATTTTCAATCTAATTCATACATTCTGCATCATACTGCAAATTTTCAGCTGTCATCTTTAATTTCATCTACCTTTGGAATCGGTTTTTTGATTTGGAGCAGCCATATTTCTTCCAATATTCTATattgaaatcttttaattgtatcaatttgttCTATTCTACTTGCTTCCTTCGTCAGATGGCCGTGGAGCGTGAAGAAGTTATTAAAGATCCAAAGTCCATTCTACCAGTTGCTTTTGTTTCCTTTAATTCACGATGGGGGGCTGCAGTTTGTGCACAGACGCAGCAAAGCAAGAATCCCACCTTATGGTTGACAAACTGGGCTCCAGAACCTCGGGACGTCTATTGGAAGAACTTAGCTATACCATTTGTGTCATTGACCATTCGGAAACTTGTGATATCCCTGTCGGTGTTTGCTCTGGTGTTCTTTTACATGATACCGATTGCATTTGTGCAATCTCTTGCCAATTTGGAGGGTCTAGAAAGAGTTGCTCCTTTCCTCAGGCCTGTGATTGAACTGTAAGTATATTACAGGACTTGTGATTTCACATGTTAAACCACAGAATTAGACTGTTTACTTattggaaatgcaattttggTACCTTCTTCATTATCGACTGAAAAGAGAGAGCTATCTCTAGGTTCTAAAAGGGGTAATGAGATTTGTACTCCGCAATTGTCATGGAGGTCTGCCTGTTCACACGTTTATCCCTACATCTTACACTGTACTTGCAGGAACTTTATCAAGTCATTCTTACAAGGTTTCCTACCTGGTCTAGCCCTTAAGATATTCTTGTACATCCTTCCTACGGTACTGGTGATCATGTCGAAGATTGAGGGGTACATCGCAATGTCGACATTGGAAAGGAGGGCTGCTTCAAAGTACTACTACTTTATGTTGGTTAATGTCTTCTTGGGAAGCATTATAACAGGAACAGCGTTTCAGCAGCTGCATTCTTTCTTGCATCAGTCAGCTACTGAGTAAGATTACATCATTTGGTTTTTGATGCTAGTTTCCTGTGCATATTGTCTCAAATACTCATGCTTGTGATAACCGTGTGGACCTCTGTATCAGTGCTGATTCAATCAGTGGATTATTTCATTTAATTCAGCGGGAGTTTGACCATCTCTCTTATATAGTTGAAGCACTCATCACTTGTTACTGCAAATGAGTATGGAAGaagaagtttcaattttttaccCAGTGGTCTTTGGCATCACAAATCCCAGTTTACTGTTACAGATGATTTCCCTTCGTGAGACACTTGTCATACCTTCTATTGcaattgctttctttctttctccaaacaatgtcttttctttctaataGGGTTTGCTTGTACAAATTAATTGGTATTagtctttatttattttcctgatTCTGTATTTACAGTCTCATAGTTGGAGATTCTCAGTAGTAACCAATAAGATGCTGATATGAGTGAACTGGGGAAGAAATCTCCTGCTAACTGCTTTACAGTGCATATTAAAAGTATGTTCCACAGAGATTTAAGCCATACCCGACAGTTATTGGTGCATTTTATCCCCAGGAACTCAATTTGACGTTTCAGATTTCTCAGCAAGTGCAGTCAATTAGTTTTTAACTTGTTTTTCTGTCATAAGAATAATTTCCTATTGAGTTTTAATCACGTTTCAGGATACCGAAGACCATTGGGGTGTCGATACCAATGAAAGCTACTTTCTTTATTACCTACATAATGCTTGATGGTTGGGCTGGGATTGCTGCCGAGATTCTCCGTTTAAAGCCATTGGTCATATACCACCTTAAGAATATGTTTTTGGTGAAGACTGACCGGGACAGGGGAAGGGCCATGGACCCTGGAAGTGTAGATTTTCCAGAGACTCTCCCAAGCCTCCAGTTGTACTTTCTTCTGGGAATTGTTTATGCTGTGGTTACTCCgattcttcttccttttattcTGGTGTTCTTTGCCTTTGCATACTTAGTATACCGTCATCAGGTCAGTTAACGCCTGAATGCTTTGCTTTCCTGTGATGTATCTTCAGAGAGTTCATTTATTTGCATTAAGTCTACCCCTCTCCTTTTAGGGATTTACTTATACAACCTCGAGAGAGCCTAGAGCATAAAGAATGGGAACTGCcttgagattgaaatcatttagAAGCTAAATGGGTCAGTTGTAGAactgatttttatttgatttgattctgaTATTCAAGTTGGTAACTGCCGGAACTTAAATTCAACGATAGCAAATGAAACTTGTTCTATCTCATCTCTAGCCCCTTAGATTTTAGGTAGGAGACATTCGCTGTTGGATTAATTGGTGATCTGTTTGCAGATAATTAATGTCTACAATCAGCAATATGAGAGTGTTGCTGCATTCTGGCCTCATGTTCACAGCCGCATTATTGCAAGCTTATTGATATCTCAACTTCTGCTAATGGGGTTGCTCAGTACCAA
This sequence is a window from Rhodamnia argentea isolate NSW1041297 chromosome 3, ASM2092103v1, whole genome shotgun sequence. Protein-coding genes within it:
- the LOC115757587 gene encoding CSC1-like protein At1g32090; translation: MATLEDIGVSAFINIVTAFAFLLAFALLRIQPVNDRVYFPKWYIAGSRTSPRSRNFVGKFVNLRITTYLTFLNWMPQAMKMSEAEIIGHAGVDSAVFLRIYTLGLKIFVPITAVALLVLIPVNVSDGTLSFLKRDLVTSDIDKLSISNVRPQSTRFFVHIGLEYLFTLWTCFMLFREYDIVASMRLRFLASQRRRVEQFTVVVQNMPRVSGKSVSDTVEHFFKTNHPEHYLCHQAVYNANKYAVLVRRRERLQNWLDYYQLKFERHPEKRPTSKIGFCGLWGERVDAIDYYKERIKILDKRMAVEREEVIKDPKSILPVAFVSFNSRWGAAVCAQTQQSKNPTLWLTNWAPEPRDVYWKNLAIPFVSLTIRKLVISLSVFALVFFYMIPIAFVQSLANLEGLERVAPFLRPVIELNFIKSFLQGFLPGLALKIFLYILPTVLVIMSKIEGYIAMSTLERRAASKYYYFMLVNVFLGSIITGTAFQQLHSFLHQSATEIPKTIGVSIPMKATFFITYIMLDGWAGIAAEILRLKPLVIYHLKNMFLVKTDRDRGRAMDPGSVDFPETLPSLQLYFLLGIVYAVVTPILLPFILVFFAFAYLVYRHQIINVYNQQYESVAAFWPHVHSRIIASLLISQLLLMGLLSTKEAASSTPLLVVLPVFTLAFHKYCKHRFEPAFRKHPLEEAMAKDLEEREEEPNLNLKAYLADAYLHPIFRSFEVEEEEVVQVAADKHQSHVASPSGSELSSPSPIHHAYHYEVNTQNYYSYHYEAEP